One window of Spirochaetaceae bacterium genomic DNA carries:
- a CDS encoding SDR family NAD(P)-dependent oxidoreductase encodes MLKKNYYIIGAGFAGRAIAGDIITQNAGAILAFLDDDSAKIGQSLHNAPVLGPIAQVLPALNKEAAILIAIPSLNSGQLNTIFNWARMAGFKDITLLPRLSQLVAPQGSILMTRNIEAADLLGRDPILLSPEKTLPYIKGKRVLITGAGGSIGSELARQLLIAGCARLYLFGHGENSIYQIERQLKKLQQAGIGNGASLVPVIGDMQDKHYIVSLIARLNVDIIFHCAAHKHVPLMEQNPVEAIKNNLFGLVNIVEAAKQAGTARLVFISTDKAVEPTNTYGASKALGEELILSANAAGHNFFIVRFGNVLGSRGSIIPLFEEQIKQGGPLTVTHPKVKRYFMTIPEAVSLILLSPNVKNPAALFLLDMGEAISISELAKKVALIYGLNVDNGDIAIKYIGLREGETLEEELLGQNEEADLTEYPWLLAVKKKEPFNEAAFNHLLAKLYPICYYDAEQPARFRSRRLLHRLLADYYKNFTYNLNEDEY; translated from the coding sequence ATGTTAAAAAAAAACTATTACATTATTGGCGCCGGGTTTGCCGGCCGTGCTATTGCTGGCGATATAATTACTCAAAACGCCGGCGCTATCTTAGCTTTTTTAGATGACGACAGCGCCAAAATAGGGCAAAGCTTACATAATGCCCCCGTCTTAGGGCCGATAGCTCAAGTATTACCGGCTTTAAATAAAGAGGCCGCCATTTTAATTGCTATACCCAGTTTAAACAGCGGGCAACTTAATACCATCTTTAACTGGGCACGCATGGCCGGCTTTAAAGATATTACCCTGCTGCCGCGTCTTTCGCAGCTGGTGGCTCCGCAAGGCAGTATCTTAATGACACGTAACATCGAAGCCGCCGACCTTTTAGGGCGCGACCCCATTTTACTTAGCCCCGAAAAAACTTTACCTTACATTAAAGGTAAACGCGTGTTAATTACCGGCGCCGGCGGTAGTATCGGCAGCGAGCTGGCACGGCAGTTGCTTATTGCCGGCTGCGCAAGGCTTTACCTATTTGGACACGGCGAAAACTCTATTTACCAAATCGAGCGGCAGCTAAAAAAATTGCAGCAGGCCGGTATTGGCAACGGGGCCAGTCTTGTGCCGGTGATTGGCGATATGCAAGATAAGCATTATATCGTATCTTTAATCGCTAGGCTTAATGTCGATATTATTTTTCATTGCGCCGCCCACAAACATGTACCATTAATGGAACAAAACCCGGTAGAAGCCATTAAAAATAATTTATTTGGTTTAGTCAATATCGTAGAAGCCGCTAAGCAGGCCGGTACGGCCCGGCTTGTTTTTATCTCTACCGATAAAGCCGTCGAGCCAACTAACACCTACGGAGCCAGTAAAGCTTTAGGCGAAGAGCTTATCTTAAGCGCCAACGCTGCCGGCCATAACTTTTTTATTGTTAGGTTTGGTAATGTACTGGGCAGCAGGGGCTCGATTATCCCCCTTTTTGAAGAGCAAATTAAACAAGGCGGCCCCCTTACCGTTACTCACCCCAAAGTTAAACGCTACTTTATGACTATCCCGGAGGCCGTAAGTTTAATTTTGCTAAGCCCCAATGTCAAAAACCCTGCCGCCCTTTTTTTGTTAGATATGGGCGAGGCCATCAGCATAAGCGAATTAGCCAAAAAAGTAGCCTTAATTTACGGCCTAAATGTAGATAACGGCGATATAGCTATTAAATACATTGGGCTGCGCGAAGGCGAAACCCTAGAGGAAGAATTGCTGGGCCAAAATGAAGAGGCCGATTTGACTGAATACCCATGGTTATTGGCCGTTAAAAAGAAAGAACCTTTTAACGAGGCCGCCTTTAACCACCTTTTAGCTAAACTTTACCCGATATGCTACTACGATGCCGAGCAGCCTGCCCGCTTTAGAAGCCGCCGCTTATTACACCGGCTGCTTGCCGATTATTATAAAAATTTTACCTACAATTTAAATGAAGACGAATATTAA
- the lepB gene encoding signal peptidase I yields MAKQRLTQRQSYQNKVQNFNRRKRYVIFFVLLFLSYHIVSNVFLRSYTVRNNGMLPLYSSSSRIIASPFGYGPTIFAGHRFPTTATPQRGEVVLSILPGHPRSNFLNELFRPVIRFSSLNFSEMVIPERQLGLPELVIKRVIALPGDTLYMQDYVVFVRPRGQNYFINEFELSYTSYETLRGANVANWEQFLPLSSSFQAITLADDEYFLLGDNRTLVNDSRTFGPVARRDIRARVVGSYFNLRFN; encoded by the coding sequence ATGGCCAAGCAACGTTTAACCCAAAGGCAATCTTACCAAAATAAAGTACAAAATTTTAACCGGCGCAAACGTTACGTCATTTTTTTTGTGCTGTTATTTTTAAGTTACCACATCGTAAGTAATGTTTTTTTACGCAGTTATACCGTGCGTAATAACGGTATGCTGCCGCTATATAGCTCCAGTAGCCGCATAATTGCCTCGCCTTTTGGCTACGGGCCAACTATCTTTGCCGGCCACCGTTTTCCTACCACAGCCACTCCGCAGCGTGGCGAAGTAGTGCTAAGTATTTTGCCGGGCCACCCGCGCTCCAACTTTTTAAACGAACTTTTTAGGCCGGTTATCCGTTTTAGCAGCTTAAATTTTAGCGAAATGGTTATCCCCGAGCGGCAATTAGGTTTACCCGAATTAGTTATTAAACGAGTGATAGCCCTGCCCGGCGATACCCTTTATATGCAAGATTACGTTGTTTTTGTAAGGCCCCGCGGACAAAATTATTTTATTAACGAATTTGAGCTCTCATACACCAGCTACGAAACTTTAAGAGGAGCCAATGTGGCTAATTGGGAACAATTTTTACCGTTATCATCTAGCTTTCAGGCCATTACCTTAGCCGATGACGAGTATTTTTTACTGGGCGATAACCGTACTTTAGTCAACGACAGCCGCACCTTTGGCCCGGTAGCTCGGCGCGATATTAGAGCACGAGTGGTAGGCAGTTATTTTAACCTACGATTTAATTAA
- the lepB gene encoding signal peptidase I, translated as MKSKTKVSKLAVFLVTATEWYLTRRARKKYLQQQKKDTKYRDLPFLKGVTARINDAAKLLTTSPPLFFKAFLKKLKDFALTLLWAIAWVFIINQFLIQAYVIPSGSMIPSLLVGDYIFVNKLVYGPEILPEIGKLPSPFRPERSDIVIFESPQQYSAGTAAKIAQRLIYMLTLSRVDINPEIQLLIKRTIGSDGDQIIFRNGNAYIKPRGESRFISEHDFIHLKRLNYSPRRLLPESDYELSRNLIIAYTYRSQNIALPSHLAHLEAGEPFPSNNLHLDRIRYMSAILEQQQLLYQFYPWLSHERANFYRQYLGIYVPDGYILPLGDNRDDSLDGRSWGVISQNSVLGKTLIRFWRTGWLNEWWQSNPLTFGIIR; from the coding sequence ATGAAAAGTAAAACAAAGGTTAGTAAGTTAGCTGTATTTTTAGTTACCGCTACCGAGTGGTATTTAACCCGGCGAGCCCGTAAAAAATATCTCCAGCAACAAAAAAAAGATACCAAATACCGCGATTTACCTTTTTTAAAAGGAGTAACGGCCCGTATAAATGATGCCGCTAAGCTGCTCACCACTAGCCCGCCTTTATTTTTTAAAGCCTTTTTAAAAAAGCTTAAAGATTTTGCCCTAACTTTATTATGGGCTATTGCTTGGGTTTTTATTATTAATCAATTTTTAATCCAAGCTTATGTTATTCCTTCGGGCTCGATGATACCCAGCCTGTTGGTGGGCGACTATATTTTTGTCAACAAGCTTGTTTACGGCCCCGAAATTTTACCGGAGATTGGCAAATTACCTTCGCCTTTTAGGCCGGAGCGCAGCGATATTGTTATCTTCGAGAGCCCGCAGCAATACTCGGCGGGCACGGCGGCCAAAATTGCCCAGCGGCTTATCTATATGCTTACCCTTTCGCGGGTAGATATTAACCCCGAAATACAGCTGCTTATTAAACGCACCATTGGCAGTGACGGCGACCAAATTATTTTCCGCAACGGCAATGCTTATATTAAACCGCGCGGCGAAAGCCGTTTCATCAGCGAACACGACTTTATCCATTTAAAAAGATTAAATTACAGCCCCCGCCGCTTATTACCGGAGAGCGATTACGAACTTAGCCGTAACTTAATTATAGCTTATACCTACCGTAGTCAAAATATCGCTTTACCCAGCCATTTGGCGCATTTAGAAGCAGGCGAACCGTTTCCTAGTAATAACCTGCATTTAGATAGGATAAGATATATGTCGGCCATTTTAGAGCAGCAGCAGTTACTTTATCAATTTTACCCGTGGCTTAGCCACGAGCGGGCCAATTTTTACCGGCAATATTTGGGCATTTACGTGCCCGATGGGTATATTTTACCGTTAGGTGATAACCGTGATGATAGCCTTGACGGCCGCAGCTGGGGAGTTATCAGCCAAAATTCGGTGCTGGGTAAAACATTAATTAGGTTTTGGCGCACCGGCTGGCTTAACGAATGGTGGCAAAGTAACCCGCTTACCTTTGGGATAATCCGTTAA